One Meriones unguiculatus strain TT.TT164.6M chromosome 5, Bangor_MerUng_6.1, whole genome shotgun sequence DNA segment encodes these proteins:
- the LOC110542679 gene encoding olfactory receptor 6M1-like, giving the protein MGNGTTVQEFTLEGFPAVQHLGKLLFSVHLLAYLASLTGNTVIVSIVCTSARLRTPMYFFLSIFSFFECCFTSAVIPKLLAIFLFGKQTISFVACFVQAFVFVFIGAFGFLLIAVMSVDRCVAICKPLHYPTIMNPRTCILLVMVCLTVTFTLITWVVVKVSRLSFCGPHVIPHFFCDLGPLLQLSCSDTRSAEALTFGLAVVILLSSLIITTIAYSNIVVTIVHLPSAKERQKAFSTCSSHLIVLSLMYSSCVFVYVKPRQTSRLESNREAALVNTVVTPLLNPVIYTLRNKQVHQALRETLCRIKLSR; this is encoded by the coding sequence ATGGGGAATGGGACAACTGTCCAGGAGTTTACCCTGGAGGGGTTTCCTGCTGTCCAGCACCTGGGGAAGCTTCTCTTCTCGGTGCACCTGCTGGCATACCTGGCCTCCCTCACAGGCAACACAGTCATCGTCTCCATTGTCTGCACCAGTGCCCGCCTGAGAACCCCCATGTACTTTTTCCTCagcatcttctccttctttgagTGTTGTTTTACCAGTGCTGTTATTCCAAAGTTGTTGGCTATCTTTCTCTTTGGGAAACAAACCATTTCTTTTGTTGCCTGTTTCGTACAAGCCTTCGTCTTTGTGTTTATCGGGGCGTTCGGTTTTCTCCTCATAGCTGTGATGTCAGTGGACAGGTGTGTGGCTATTTGCAAACCTCTGCATTATCCCACCATCATGAACCCGAGGACCTGCATCCTCCTGGTCATGGTCTGCCTTACTGTGACCTTCACCCTTATCACTTGGGTAGTAGTGAAGGTATCTCGGTTATCCTTCTGTGGCCCCCATGTCATCCCACACTTCTTCTGTGACCTTGGCCCTCTgctccagctctcctgctctgacACCAGATCTGCTGAAGCTCTGACCTTTGGCCTTGCTGTGGTtatccttctctcctccctcattatAACTACCATTGCCTACAGCAACATAGTAGTCACGATTGTGCATCTCCCGTCGGCCAAGGAGAGGCAGAAAGCCTTCTCCACCTGCTCATCCCACCTCATCGTCCTCTCTCTGATGTACAGCAGCTGTGTCTTTGTATATGTGAAACCAAGGCAGACGAGTAGGCTCGAATCCAACAGGGAGGCTGCTCTTGTGAACACGGTGGTGACGCCCCTTCTGAACCCCGTCATCTACACCCTGCGCAACAAGCAGGTCCACCAGGCTCTGAGGGAGACTCTGTGCAGGATAAAACTATCGAGATAG